The genomic interval ATGTGCCAGGCCTTCAGGTCGAAGGTGTCGCCGTGGCGCCGGCGGGCGTTCTCGCGGCCCAACAGCCAGGCCCGCTCGCCGAGTTTGTAGCCGATGGCCTGGCCCGGGATCGTGAGGTAGCGGGTCAGTTCGCTCTCCACGAAGTCCGCCGGGCGGCTGCTGTGCGCGCCGAAGAACTCCTGGGCCAGCTCCGGCGTCCACCGCTCACCGGGGTGGAACGGCGAGTCCGCAGGAATCTCCATCTCCAGGTGCATGCCGATGTCGACGATGACCCGGGTGGCCCGCATCATCTGCGCGTCGAGGTAGCCGAGCCGCTGCTCCGCGTCCTCCAGGAAGCCCAGCTCGTCCATCAGCCGCTCCGCGTACAGCGCCCAGCCCTCGGCGTTGGCGCTGACCCCGCCGATGGTGGCCTGGTAGCGGGAGAGGTTCCCGGCGACGTGCGCCCACTGCGCGAGCTGGAGGTGATGACCGGGGACGCCCTCGTGGTACCAGGTCGAGACGAGGTCGTAGACCGGGAAGCGGGTCTGGCCCATCGTCGGCAACCAGGTCTGGCCCGGACGCGAGAAGTCCTCCGACGGCGGCGTGTAGTACGGCGCCGCCGCGCTGCCCGGAGGCGCGATGCAGGACTCCACCTTCCGTACCCGCTCGGCGAGTTCGAAGTGCGTGCCGTCCAGTTCCTCGATCGCCTTGTCCATCAGGCCCTGGAGCCAGACGCGCACCTCGTCGACGCCGTCGATGTGCCGGCCGTGCTCGTCGAGGTGCCCGAGAGCCACCCACGGCGTCTCGGCGCCGGGCAGGATCTTCTCGGCCTCCCGCTTCATCTCGGCGAGCAGGCGGTGGTACTCGGACCAGCCGTACGCGTACGCCTCGTCGAGATCGAGGTCCGTACCGTTGAAGTAGCGCGACCACCGCGCGTACCGTTCCCGGCCCACCGTGTTCGGCGCACCTTCGACGGCCGGCGCGTACACGTCGCGCATCCAGTTCCGCAGCTCCACCAGGGCCGCGGTCGCCGCACGCGCGGCCTCGTCCAGCTCGGCGCGCAGGGAGTCGGGGCCCGCCGAGGCGAAGTCCTCGAACCAGCCGCGCCCCTGGCCGTCCGTGTCCGACCACTCGGTGAGCTGGCCGACGAAGGTGTCGGTCGGGCGCGGACCGGCGAACAGCTTGCGGTCCAGGCCCAGTTGGAGGGACTCGCGGTAGCCGGCCAGCGCGGTGGGCACCGCGCGCAGGCGCTCGGCGATCGCCGCCCAGTCCTCGTCGGTCTCGGTCGGCGTCACCGTGAACACCTCGCGCACCGAGTGCGCGGGCGTGGCCATGTTGCCGACAGCGCGCAGGCTCTCCTCGGCCTCGTGCACGGCGAGTTCGGCGCTGAGCCGCTCGCGCAGCAGGCGCGCGCAACGGCGCTCGCTGTCACTGTCCGCGCCGGGCCGGCGCTCTGCCTCGTCGAGCTTCGCGAGGGTCGCCCGCCGAAGCTCCGCGAGTCGTTCCTGACCTGCGGGGGAAAGATCGGGCAGGCGGCTCGAACTCTCCTTCACGCCGAGATACGTACCGGTGACCGGGTCGAGGGCGATGAGGTCGTCGACGTAGGCGTCGGCGACCTGCCGGGGCAGCGGAGTGTTGGTCTGCGACATGAGGACCATCCTCATACGCGGAACTCGGAACCGTCACCCCGATTCAGCTGTGGGCGTGGCAAGCGGCAGCAAAGGCCCGCAGTCCCACTGCTGGAAGATCAACCGGGTCTCCACCCGCGCCACCTCGCGCTGTGACGTGAACTCGTCCAGAACCAGCCGTTGCAGGTCAGCCATGTCCGCCACGGCCACATGGACGACATAGTCGTCGGGACCGGTCAGATGGAACACGGTCCGCGACTCCGGCAACGCCCGGATCCGCTCCACGAACGGCCCCACCAGCTCCCGCCGATGCGGCCGTACCTGCACCGACAGCAACGCCTCCAGCCCGCGCCCCAACTTGGCCGGATCGAGCCGCAGTTGATGCCCGAGGATCACCCCGGCCCGGCGCAACCGCGCCACCCGGTCCAGACACGTCGACGGCGCGACCCCCACCTGCGCCGCGAGCTCGCGATACGTCGCCCGGGCGTCGTTCTGCAGCAACCGCAGCAGATGGAGATCCACCGGATCGAGTACGACAGATTCGGCCATTCATCGAACGTAGCACGGACTTTTGGCTACCCATCCCGTCCGATGTTCACCCTTACCTCCATGGACACAAACAGCCCGCACCCCTCCCCGGCCCCCCGAGCCCTGGCCACCGAAGCCGTGCACGCCGGCCGCGACGACCTCGCCCGGCAGGGCCTGCACGCCCCGCCGATCGACCTCTCGACCACCTACCCGTCGTACGACAGCCGTGGCGAGGCCGCCCGCGTCGACGCCTTCGCCGCCACGGGCGCCGAACCGGACGGCCCGCCCGTCTACGGCCGTGTCGGCAACCCGACCGTCGCCCGCTTCGAGACAGCCCTCGCCCGCCTCGAAGGCACCGAGAGCGCGGTGGCGTTCGCCAGCGGCATGGCGGCCCTGACCGCGGTTCTGCTGGCGCGGGCCGCGGCGGGGCTGCGGCATGTGGTGGCGGTACGACCCCTCTACGGCAGCAGCGATCACCTGCTCACCGCCGGGCTGCTCGGCTCCGAGGTCACCTGGACCGACCCGGACGGGATCGCCGACGCGCTGCGCTCCGACACCGGTGTGGTCATCGTGGAGTCCCCGGCCAACCCGACCCTGGTCGAACTCGACCTCAGCGCCGTAGCCCAGTCCTGCGGCTCGGTCCCGCTCCTCGTGGACAACACCTTCGCCACCCCGGTCCTGCAACGCCCCGCCGAACACGGCGCGCGCATCGTCCTGCACAGCGCGACCAAGTACCTCGGCGGGCACGGCGACGTGATGGCGGGCGTGGTGGCCTGCGACGAGGAGTTCGCAGGGACGCTGCGCCGGATCCGCTTCGCGACCGGCGGCGTACTGCACCCGCTGGCCGGCTATCTCCTGCTGCGCGGCCTGTCGACCCTGCCCGTACGGGTGCGGGCGGCGTCCGCCAACGCCGCCGAACTGGCCCGCCGCCTCACCGCCGACCCACGCGTCGCCCGCGTCCATTACCCGCGCATCGGCGGCGCGATGATCGCCTTCGAGGTCCACGGCGACCCCCACGAGGTCACCGCCGCCGTCCGCCTCATCACCCCCGCCGTCAGCCTCGGCAGCGTCGACACCCTCATCCAGATCCCGGCCTCCCTCTCCCACCGCGCGGTGGGAGAGGAGGACAGGAAGGGGTCGGGCGTGAGCGACGGCTTGCTGAGGCTGTCGGTGGGGCTGGAGGATGTGGATGACCTCTGGGCGGACCTGGACGGCGCGCTAGCGCCATCCAGGGGCGCGGGGAACTGCGCGACCAGCCACGACGAATCCGCAGCGGCAGGCCGAACCGCAACCCCTACGGCGCTTCAGCCTTCCCGAACTCCGTGATTTCCACGGCACCCAGGGGCGTACTCAGCCGAGCAGTGACGACCAGCGTCCCCTCCTCGATCTGATAGTCGAGCGGCAGCTCAAGCCCCCGCATCGCCGCAACCATCCCCGTGTTGGACGCCTGCGTCACCGCGTACACGCTCTCGCACCCCGCCTCGACAGCCATCCCCACCAGCCGCCCCAACAACTCACTCCCGATACCCCGCCGTTGCCAGTCGTCCTCGACCAGCAGCGCGACCTCCGTCTCGTCCCCGTCCCACAACAGATGCCCGAGCCCGACGATCCGCCCCGACGCCGTCTGTACCGCGAGCGTCCGTCCGAAGCGCGGAGAGAGCAGGTGGTTGAGATACCGGTCGGCGTCACCGACCGGCCCGTGGTACCGCATGCCGAGCGTCCGCGCCGAGCACCGCTCGTGCATCTCCCGCGCCGCGTCCAGATCGCCGGTGTCCGCGCGCCGCACGGTGATCGCGTTGCCCTCGGGCAGCGTCAGCACGTCCTGGCTGCGCGGGATGCGCGGACCGAGTCGGGCGTCCAGCTCGACCAGCGCCCGCGCCCGGGCGAACTCGGTGGGCGTGAACGGCAGATACGCCCGCTCCACTGTGATCACTCCGCCTTCCGGCGCCCGCAGTCGCATGACCGTGTCCTCCAACGCCCCCTCCACCGGCACCGATTCCGGCTCGCGCCCCTTGCCGGCGACAACGTTGGCGGGCAGCGAACGGATGGTGCACCGGCCCAGCAACTGCCGTAGCGCCAGCGGCAGTTCCGCCGCGTCCAGGGCCGTGCGCGTGGCCAGGCCCAGGACGCGGGTCGGCGCGTCCACCAGGTCGTGGGCGTCGGCCCGCTCGATCCAGGTGCCCGAACCGCCGGCCGACGCCACCGCCCGGGTGATCTCGGACGCCGCGACCTCGGCCGGTGCCCGCAGCAGGAACTCGTCCACCGTGCCCTCGGCCAGCGGATGCGTCTGCAGGCTCAGGATGTCGACCCGCTGACCGGCCAGCGCCGTGCACAACACCGCCAGCGACCCCGGCGCGTCCTGCACCGTCGTCCGCATCCGCCACAGCGCGGCCGTCTCGACGACGGGGTCGGCCGTCGCGGACGACTGTGCGGGCTCGGACGGGGACGCTGCCCCGGTGCCCTCGGTAGGCCCGGCCTGCCGCGGTTCCGCGGTCGGCCGGGCGCCGGTATCGCCCGTCGGCGGCGCATGACCGTGGCGGCGTGACCACCACGTGTGGAACCCCGCCGTGGCGATCAGGGCCAGCGCGGAGATCGCCAGCAGCACCGGACCGTCGGGCCCGTGCCCCACCAGATCCGCCACGACGTCCGCCACCGCGACCGCCGTGAACAGCGCGGCCAGCTCCACCAGGTCCCGCCGCCAGTGGTGCACCGGACGCCCGTGCTTCGCGCGCGTCACGTCAAACATGTCTCGACTCATGCACCCACTGTGAAGGAAGGGTGTTGCGTGATCACGAACGCTCTGTGACCTACCGGTAAAAGCGTGGTTCTGTACCTTTTGCCGTTCTTTTGGTGAATGCCGTGCACCGGAGGTCAGCCCTGCCGCCCTACGTCATGCGGCCACCTCCACCACCAGCGCACTGCGCAGCCGACGTGCCTGCGTGACCAGCCGGGACGAGCCGCTCCGGGCCGCGGTCTGCGCCAGATACGGCACTTCACCCCGCGCCCCCGACCGCTCCGCGCACTCGGCGGCCACGGCCAGCAGGTCCCCGAGCCCCCGCGCGTGGGCGGGCTTGGCATCACCGTCGAGGTCGGCGAGCAACGCGGCCAGGGTGTGCCGGAGGATCCCCCAGATGGTCGCGTTCGCCCCGGTCGCCGCCCCTGTCCGCACCGACTCGGCGAGCCGCGACGGCTTCACGGCCCCGCTCCGCACCAACTCCCCGAGATCCCCACCGAGCCGGTCCACGTCCAACTGCCCCCGCGCCGCGAGCACCAGCAACCCGTCTACGGCGGCGAGCCGGTCCTGGGGATGCCGCGCGCCGAGTCCGTACGCCAGACACAGGTGCGTGGCCTGACCCGCCACCCCCTCGGACTCGGCCAGCAGCGGGAGTACGGCTGCTGCGCCGCGGGTGTCGTCCAGCGCGGCGGTGGACACGTCCCGCACCAGCCGCGCCGCCACCAGTTCGCGACGCTCGGGGAGTATCGCGAGCCAGTGCCGCTGCACATCCTGGGTCCAGTGATAGCAGTACGAGCGGTCGCCGTAGGCAGTCACCGGCTGGCCCAGCGCGCGGAACTCCGCCGGGAAGTCCTCCTGAAGATCGAGGAGTTCACCCAACTCCACCACGACGCGGGCCCCGGCCGTCCGCCGCCTGCTCAGGGGCAGAGCGGGGCTCTCGGAGGTCAGCCAGCGCGCGAGCCGGGTGCCCTCCGCCGTGCCGAGCGTCTCCGCCCGCTCTGCGGCAGCGGCTGCCGCCGCCCGGTCCTCGCGGCGCACCCGCAGCAGCGCCTGCGCGAAGTCGGCCTCCGAGACCCGCGCGCCCAGGCGCCGGTACGCGTCCAGCCGGTCCACCAGCTCGCCCGGCTCCAGCAGCCCCGTGCTCCAGCTCGGCGTCGACAACAGGAACGGCAGCGGCTCCGCACGGAGCCGGTACGCCACCTCCCACACCCGGGCGTCGAAGGCCCGCGTCAGCGCGCTGTGCCCGCACTCCCGGCCCCGATGCCCGTGCTGCACCCCTTCGTGGAGTGTGACGGTGCGTACCTTGTCCAAGAGGGTGGCCAGCAGGAGATCGAGCCCGTACGACCCGCTGCCGAAGCTGTGGTGAACCCTGCCGAAATGGTCGTCCGCGCGCTGGACGTGCCCGGGCTCGTCACTGTCCCACCAACGGCGCGCGACCACCGGCCCCAACGCCTCCAGCAGCGCGTCGCGGTCCCGGTACGCATGACGGACGAGTCCGTCCAGCGCCCGCTCGAACGTCGCCACGTCCCCCTCAGTCGCCAGCAACACCCCCAGTTCCTCGGCGAGTTCGACCGCCGAATCGGGCGCCGGCGCGAGGCGCGCCGGCTCCGGTACGGGCGGGAGCATCTCCTCGTACACCATCGACGCCGCCGTCACCGGCGCCGCGCCCAGCGTCTCGACCGCGCGTGCGCGCAGGGCGGGGACCAACTGGTCGGCGGACGCGGCGAGTTCGCCCCGTACTTCGAGGGAGCCGACCTTCTTGAGGTGCCGCTCGACCAGCTTCAGCGCCCGCTCCTGTACGTCCGCGTCCTCGTGCCCGAAAGCCTGGGCGAGGGCGGGCAGTACCTCGTCGGCGGCCGACGCGTCCCGCGTCAACACCTTTCCCAACAGCACGAGTTGAGCCCGGACGAGCTTCTTCTCGGGCCGGAACAGTACGGCGTCCGACATCTCCGCCAGCCGGCGCGGCGTCAACTCCCCGTCCAGGGCCAGGGAAGTGAGCACCGACTGGGCATGCGAGGCCACAGTGGGTACCGCGTCCGAGGCCAGCGCCAGCCAGTCGGCGATCCGCTCCCGCTCCTCCTCGCGGGTCAGGGCGAGAGCCTTCAACCCGCGCAGGAACACCCGGTTGTCGAGGGTCGTACCGCCCCGCAGCAGTCGGGCCACGCACGCGTCCACCGTGCGCCTCCGGTCCAGGACGCCTTCGGCGGTGAGCTGGGCGAGCGCGTCGACCCAACTGTTCGGCCCCTCGGCCGAGGTCCACTCCAGCGGGCTGCCGATGTCCTCCGTCTCGAAGACCGCCCGCACCAGCTCCGCGAGATGCGGATCCATGCGCAGCCGGTCGAGCAGGGTGTTCCCGAGCTGCCGCAGGTTGCCGATGTGCTCCACCCAGCCCCGCACATAGGCGTCCGTCGTCGGCACCGGACAGCCGGAGAGCCGTACCAGACCGGCCATCAGCTCGTACGGCACGTCGGCGGAGGCCGGGCGCCCGGCGAGGCGGTGCGTCACGTCGGCGAGCCAGGCGGTGTCGCGGTCGCCCAGGATGTGGATCAGCAGCGCCGGGGACGACCGCGACCAGCGCATGTCGGCGGCGGCGATCCAGGTCGCCACGGCCGCCGCCCCCGTCTCGCAGGCGGCGCCGGCCGCGTGCAGGGCCGGATAGGCGCGGCGGGCCGGCATCTCCCACGGTGCCTTGCGCAGCTCCTTGCGGAGTTCCTTCAACTCCGGGAGAAACAGCCGCCGTTCGGCGTCCGTCAACCCGTCCAGCAGGCCCACCGCCTCGGCCGTCCGGCCCGCCCGCACCGCTTCCATCAGCGAACTCATCGCACACCCCCGTCGACCCGCACCATGGTCTGATCCACGTTCCGGTCCGCATCCTGGACCGTGTCCCGCTCCGTCGCGGCGCCCCGCCGCACCATCCGTACCGCCAGCGCGTGCTTGCACGGCCCGCGCCCGCCCCGGTACTTCGCCCACCACACGCAGCTGCAACTCAGCACCCCCGCCTCGTCCCGCACCCGGTGCACATGACCGTCCTCGGCGGTCACCGTCCCGAGCGCGCCCTCCAGGGTCACCGCCCCCGCGGCCACCAGCACGCGGGCCGAACGCAACCGGGGATTGTGACGCTCCACGCGCTGGGCGTCGTAGGGCAGTTCACGGTGGAAGTAGGCGGCCTCCGCCGTGTCGTAGCCGACGCGCCCCGAGGTGCCCAGCCGGGTCAGGGCGGCGCGGACCCGCTCGGGCGTGAGCCCCGAGGAGGCGGCCATGTCGGCGATGTCGATGCGGGGCTCCCAGGCCAGCAGCACGGAGATCAACTCCGCGTCCTCGCCCGCCTCGTCGGCCGCGAGCGCGTCCAGGACCCCGCCCTCGCCGGAGAATCCGCGCGACGCGTCCGGCGACAGTGTGAGGGTGAGCCGCATGCCCGGCAGGACGGCCTCCCACGCACCGGCCGTCGCCGAGGCGCCGATGATCGAGGGGCCGTAGATCCGCAGGGCCGTCGCGTGGCGCAGGACGCGCTGGAGTGCGATCAGGCGCTCCGGGCCCGGGAGGCAGACCGCGCCCGGTACGGGGCGGGTGGTCGGGCGCAGGCCGCGTCCCGCCGGTACGACCCAGCGCGGGCCGCTCGTGGTGCCGCGCGCGCCGCCCTTCGGGAGCGAGCGCAGGAACCTGACCGCCTCCGCCGCGGGCAACTCGGCCCGCAGGTCGAAGCCGGCCGCTGTCACCTGGGCCTCCGCGAAGCCGCGCAGCCATCGGTCCGGGAGCGGCACCTTCTTCTCCACGACCGGGCCGTCCAGCGTGGTCACGGCCAACTCCTCGGGGCCGACCCGGAGATGGAGCGGATCGTCCGTGCCGATCCGGGAGAGGGCCTCGCGCAGCGGGTTGTTGACGTCGACGTTCGTCGTGCCGTGTCCCACCTCGTCGCCGTCGAGTCCGGGGCCGAGGACGTCCAGCCGCGCGTACACCCCGCCGCAGCCGGAGAAGGACTCGAAGCGCAGCCGGTCGCCGCCCGCCGTCACCACCGGGTCCAGCGAGGAGGGCAGTTGGCGCTGGTAGTACCGCGTGGCCGCCACGTCGGCCACCGCCAGCAACGCCGCCGACGCAACCTGAGGCGAGGTCAGGAAGCCCGCGAAGAAGCGCGGATGGTCGGTGACACCCGAAGGAGTCGCACCCCGTGAGGTCTCAAGGCCGAGGCGCCGCTCACCCGCCGACGACTCCAGCACAGAGGGTCGGCGATAGGTCACGGCCTGCAAAGATCGCGTCATGCAAAAACCGTAGAGGCCGCCACTGACAATCGCTCTGACCTGCGAAAACATCCATTCCGGCAGGGAGTTGGCAGGCGTCGGCGCGCGCCGCGCACCGGGGGATGACGCCGGTGCGCGGCTCAGGTACGAGGGTAGTGGAGTTACTGGCCGACCCGTCCCGGCTGGAGGGTCTTGGTGAACAGCACGGTGCCGTCTTGCTCGCGCAGACGCACCGTCAACTCCCCGCTGTGGCCGTCGATGTCGACCTCGCCGAAGAACTGGTAGCCCTCGGCCGGCGACACGTTCTGCGCGGTCGGCGCCTTCACGAACACCCGCTCAGGACCGAAGGTGTTGTCGAGGTCGCTGGCCGGGAAGGCGCCCGCGTTGAGCGGACCGGAGACGAACTCCCAGAACGGCTCGAAGTCGGTGAACGCGGCCCGCGAGGGCTGGTAGTGCTGGGCGGAGGTGTGGTGCACGTCGGCCGTCAGCCACACGGTGCCGGTGATCCGCCGGTGCTTGATGTACCGCAGCAGCTCGGCGATCTGCAGCTCACGCCCCAGCGGCGCGCCCGGGTCGCCCTGCGCGACCGCCTCGATGTTCGGCTTGCCCTCGGTGGCGTCGGGCACGACCAGACCCAGCGGCATGTCGGCGGCGATCACCTTCCACACCGCACGCGAACGCGACAACTCCCGCTTGAGCCACTCCAGTTGCTCCCGGCCGAGGATGCCCTGCGGGTCCACGGTCTGTTTGTCGGGCGAGTTGGCGTTGCGATAGGTCCGCATGTCCAGGACGAACACGTCGAGCAGCGGACCGTGCCGCATCACCCGCTGGACGCGCCCCTCCTCGGCGCCCGGCCGCAGCGTCGAGATCGGGAAGTACTCGCTGAACGCACGCCGGGCGCGCACCGCCATGACGTCGACGTTCTTCTCCGTGTAGCGGGTGTCGGAGGCGGCGATCACCTCACCCGGGTACCAGTTGTTGCGCACCTCGTGGTCGTCCCACTGGATGATCGACGGGACCTGGGCGTTGAACCGCTTGAGGTTCTCGTCGAGCAGGTTGTAGCGGAAGTTCCCGCGGAACTCGGCCAGGGTCTCGGCGACCTTGGACTTCTCCTCCGTGGTGACGTTCCTGTAGAGGCTGCCGTCGGGCAGCGCCTGGGTCGCCGTGATCGGACCGTCGGCGTAGATGTTGTCGCCGCTGCACAGGAAGAAGTCCGGGTCGAGCTTGCCCATGGCGTCGTAGATCCGGTAGCCGCCGAGATCGGGGTTGATGCCCCAGCCCTGCCCCGCCAGGTCGCCGGACCACAGGAAACGCACACCGCGCCGCCTGGTCGGCACCGTGCGGAACGTGCCGGCGACCGGCTCGCCCGTACGACGCGGGTCGTCGGGGTCGGCGAGCAGGACCCGGTAGTGGATCTGCTCCCCCGAGGGCAGCCCGCGCAGCCGGGTGGTGCCGGTGAAGTCCGTGCCGGCGCCGAGCAGCGGACCGTGCCAACGGTGCGGATCGCGGAACGACTCGGTGGCCGAGGTCTCCACGATCATCCGGGCCGGACGGTCCGAGCGCACCCACACGAGCCCGGAGTCCGAGGTCACGTCCCCCGCCTGCACACCCCAACCCGCTTTGGGACGCCCGGACAGGGCGAAGGCCGGGGCGGCGCCGAGGGCGGCGGGCACGGTGAGGGCCGCCGACGCGGCCAGGGAGCCGCGCAGAACGGTACGGCGGGCGGGGAACGGACGATGTGACATGGGGTTGCGCCTCCACGGACGGGATGCGGTCAGGGTGCACTGCCACAACTACTGGTGCGCCACAGCGCACACGCAAACCAGGGGTGAACAACGGAACGCGGTGACATGGGGGCCCGCATGCGACACCAGAGACTCCCTACGGGCGTACGGCGCCGGCCATCAGACCCACACCCGCACGAATCCGCCCGGGAGACAGCTGCGCGTACCCCAGGACCAGCCGAACGACGGCGTTGTCGACGCGCGCGTGTGCGTAGGCGCTGAGCGGGCGTACCGCGACACCGGCGGCGGCCGCGCGTTCCAGGAAGTCCTCCTGAGGGCCGTACTTCTCCGGCAGTTCGGCGATGACGTGCAGCCCCGCCGCGATCCCGGTCACCCGCGCTCCGGGGAAGTGCTCCTCCAGGGCGGCGACGAGGGCGTCGCGTCGCTGCCGGTAGGCACGCTGGCAGCGGCGCAACTGGCGGTCGTAGTCGCCGCGTTCCAGGAAGCGGGCGAACAGTGCCTGGTCGAGAGTCGGGTGGCCGAGGTCCATGGTGCGCTTGCGCTCGACGACCTCGTCGGCCAGCGACTCGGGCACCAGCAGCCAGCCGAGCCGCAGCCCCGGGGCGAGGGACTTGCTGACCGAGCCCGCGTAGGCGACGTGCTCCGGGTCGAGTCCCTGGAGCGCGCCTACGGGAGCTCGGTCGTAGCGGAAGTCGCCGTCGTAGTCGTCCTCGAAGACCAGACCGTCCACCGACCGCGCCCAGTCGAGGAGTTGGGCCCGTCGCCGCGCGGAGTACGCGATGCCCGTGGGGAACTGATGGGCGGGCGTGGTCACGACGACCCGTACGCCCGACGCCCGTAGCGGCCCGACCGCGAGACCCTCCTCGTCCAGGGGCAGCGGTACGGTGCCGACGCCCGCCGAGGCGTACAGGGCGCCGTGCTGGGGACTGCCCGGGTCCTCTACGCCGACGGTGCGTGTCCCGCGCGCGTGGAGCACGAATCCGAGCAGCGCCGTCGCCTGCGCCACTCCGGAGACCACGACGAGCCGCTCCGGGTCGGCGACCACACCCCGGCGGCGCGCGAGGAGTTCCGCAAGAGCCGTACGCAAGCGGGGCAGGCCGCGCGGATCGGCCCCTGGGACCGCGATTGCTGTCGGCCACCGTGTGCGGGCTCGCGGCGATCGAGGCGGCGACGGTCGGGCTGGTCCTCGACGGGACCGCCTGGCTGCGGCGCCCCGACGGCACCGAGGCCGCCGCGCTGCTGTGGCAGGCGGCGGTCGTCACGGTCGTCGGCTTCGTGTGCTGGTACATGGGCATGCAGCGGATCGGTGCGGAGCGCGCCACGCTCTTCTCCGGCCTCATCCCGGTCGCCGCCGCCGCTACCGCGCCGCTCGTCGGAACGGGCTCCTACGGGGCCGCACAGGCCGCCGGGAGTGCCCTCGTCGGCGCAGGAGTCGCCCTGGGATCGGGCGTGTTGGGGCTGTTCCCGCGCCGGTCAGCGGCTGCCGTCGAGGATGACGCGCGCGACCAGGGCCGGGTCGTCGTTCATCGGGCAGTGCCCGCAGCCGGGCAGCCGCACCAGCCGGGAGCGGGGGATCAACCGCTTGGCGCGGACGCCCTGGCGGCGCAGCAGCAACCTGTCCTGCGTGCCCCAGGCCACGGTCACCGGGATGCCCGGGATGTCGTCGGTGAACAGGACGCTCGTACCCGCCCGGAGCGTGTCGTCGAACCCGGGCGCGTTGACCAGCGCGAGCGTCTCGGCGACCACGGCCTCGGGTGAACGGCGGCCCGGGCGGGCGTAGATGGTGCTGGTGAGCGCGGTGCGGCCGGCCGTCGTGCGCGCCAGCTTCTCGACCAGCGGGAGCGGCATGCCGCGCGCGATCCGCCGCATGGTGAGCAGCACACCGAAGGCGTAGCGCCGCTCGGCCTGGGACCAGAACCCGGCGGGGGAGAGGGCGGTGACGGACCGTACGACCTTCTCGCGGCCCAGCTCCAGGGCCATCAGACCGCCGAGCGAGTTGCCCGCCGCATGCGGGCGGTCGAGCCCCAACGTCTCGCAGAAGGCCCGGAACACGGCGGCCGTCGTGGTCAGGTCGTACGCCAGCCCCTCCGGGAGCGCGGGCGAGGCGCCGAACCCGGGCAGGTCCACGGCGATCACGTCGCGTTCGGTCGCGAGGATGTCCACCACCGGGTCCCAGGCCTGCCGGTGATGACCTATGCCGTGCAGCAGGAGCAGCGGTTC from Streptomyces sp. NBC_01288 carries:
- a CDS encoding DUF885 domain-containing protein, coding for MSQTNTPLPRQVADAYVDDLIALDPVTGTYLGVKESSSRLPDLSPAGQERLAELRRATLAKLDEAERRPGADSDSERRCARLLRERLSAELAVHEAEESLRAVGNMATPAHSVREVFTVTPTETDEDWAAIAERLRAVPTALAGYRESLQLGLDRKLFAGPRPTDTFVGQLTEWSDTDGQGRGWFEDFASAGPDSLRAELDEAARAATAALVELRNWMRDVYAPAVEGAPNTVGRERYARWSRYFNGTDLDLDEAYAYGWSEYHRLLAEMKREAEKILPGAETPWVALGHLDEHGRHIDGVDEVRVWLQGLMDKAIEELDGTHFELAERVRKVESCIAPPGSAAAPYYTPPSEDFSRPGQTWLPTMGQTRFPVYDLVSTWYHEGVPGHHLQLAQWAHVAGNLSRYQATIGGVSANAEGWALYAERLMDELGFLEDAEQRLGYLDAQMMRATRVIVDIGMHLEMEIPADSPFHPGERWTPELAQEFFGAHSSRPADFVESELTRYLTIPGQAIGYKLGERAWLLGRENARRRHGDTFDLKAWHMAALSQGSLGLDDLVDELSQL
- a CDS encoding Lrp/AsnC family transcriptional regulator is translated as MAESVVLDPVDLHLLRLLQNDARATYRELAAQVGVAPSTCLDRVARLRRAGVILGHQLRLDPAKLGRGLEALLSVQVRPHRRELVGPFVERIRALPESRTVFHLTGPDDYVVHVAVADMADLQRLVLDEFTSQREVARVETRLIFQQWDCGPLLPLATPTAESG
- a CDS encoding trans-sulfuration enzyme family protein codes for the protein MFTLTSMDTNSPHPSPAPRALATEAVHAGRDDLARQGLHAPPIDLSTTYPSYDSRGEAARVDAFAATGAEPDGPPVYGRVGNPTVARFETALARLEGTESAVAFASGMAALTAVLLARAAAGLRHVVAVRPLYGSSDHLLTAGLLGSEVTWTDPDGIADALRSDTGVVIVESPANPTLVELDLSAVAQSCGSVPLLVDNTFATPVLQRPAEHGARIVLHSATKYLGGHGDVMAGVVACDEEFAGTLRRIRFATGGVLHPLAGYLLLRGLSTLPVRVRAASANAAELARRLTADPRVARVHYPRIGGAMIAFEVHGDPHEVTAAVRLITPAVSLGSVDTLIQIPASLSHRAVGEEDRKGSGVSDGLLRLSVGLEDVDDLWADLDGALAPSRGAGNCATSHDESAAAGRTATPTALQPSRTP
- a CDS encoding GNAT family N-acetyltransferase — translated: MSRDMFDVTRAKHGRPVHHWRRDLVELAALFTAVAVADVVADLVGHGPDGPVLLAISALALIATAGFHTWWSRRHGHAPPTGDTGARPTAEPRQAGPTEGTGAASPSEPAQSSATADPVVETAALWRMRTTVQDAPGSLAVLCTALAGQRVDILSLQTHPLAEGTVDEFLLRAPAEVAASEITRAVASAGGSGTWIERADAHDLVDAPTRVLGLATRTALDAAELPLALRQLLGRCTIRSLPANVVAGKGREPESVPVEGALEDTVMRLRAPEGGVITVERAYLPFTPTEFARARALVELDARLGPRIPRSQDVLTLPEGNAITVRRADTGDLDAAREMHERCSARTLGMRYHGPVGDADRYLNHLLSPRFGRTLAVQTASGRIVGLGHLLWDGDETEVALLVEDDWQRRGIGSELLGRLVGMAVEAGCESVYAVTQASNTGMVAAMRGLELPLDYQIEEGTLVVTARLSTPLGAVEITEFGKAEAP
- a CDS encoding DUF7824 domain-containing protein, with the translated sequence MSSLMEAVRAGRTAEAVGLLDGLTDAERRLFLPELKELRKELRKAPWEMPARRAYPALHAAGAACETGAAAVATWIAAADMRWSRSSPALLIHILGDRDTAWLADVTHRLAGRPASADVPYELMAGLVRLSGCPVPTTDAYVRGWVEHIGNLRQLGNTLLDRLRMDPHLAELVRAVFETEDIGSPLEWTSAEGPNSWVDALAQLTAEGVLDRRRTVDACVARLLRGGTTLDNRVFLRGLKALALTREEERERIADWLALASDAVPTVASHAQSVLTSLALDGELTPRRLAEMSDAVLFRPEKKLVRAQLVLLGKVLTRDASAADEVLPALAQAFGHEDADVQERALKLVERHLKKVGSLEVRGELAASADQLVPALRARAVETLGAAPVTAASMVYEEMLPPVPEPARLAPAPDSAVELAEELGVLLATEGDVATFERALDGLVRHAYRDRDALLEALGPVVARRWWDSDEPGHVQRADDHFGRVHHSFGSGSYGLDLLLATLLDKVRTVTLHEGVQHGHRGRECGHSALTRAFDARVWEVAYRLRAEPLPFLLSTPSWSTGLLEPGELVDRLDAYRRLGARVSEADFAQALLRVRREDRAAAAAAAERAETLGTAEGTRLARWLTSESPALPLSRRRTAGARVVVELGELLDLQEDFPAEFRALGQPVTAYGDRSYCYHWTQDVQRHWLAILPERRELVAARLVRDVSTAALDDTRGAAAVLPLLAESEGVAGQATHLCLAYGLGARHPQDRLAAVDGLLVLAARGQLDVDRLGGDLGELVRSGAVKPSRLAESVRTGAATGANATIWGILRHTLAALLADLDGDAKPAHARGLGDLLAVAAECAERSGARGEVPYLAQTAARSGSSRLVTQARRLRSALVVEVAA